The following are encoded in a window of Thalassotalea insulae genomic DNA:
- a CDS encoding isoaspartyl peptidase/L-asparaginase family protein, protein MTSKRAFLKYSLAGASTLGAGILSRVIAKEKKAVPSHATKPIVISTWEHGVAANQAAWQVLQHGGKAIDAVEQGVRVPEADPNVRTVGLGGYPDREGNVTLDACIMDEQQNAGSVACLQHIKHPISVARLVMEKTPHVMLVGEGALQFAKAQGFKEENLLTQQAEADWREWLKQSKYQPVINIENHDTIGMLALDNNGDLSGACTTSGAAYKMAGRVGDSPIIGAGLYVDNEVGAATATGMGELMIKTVGCHLVVEMMRQGMSPTEACMAAVERIADKLGDYQKFQVGFLALSKSGEYGSYCIQPGFNYAVTAKSGTELIDAKSILS, encoded by the coding sequence ATGACCAGTAAACGCGCATTTTTAAAGTACTCTTTGGCTGGAGCGTCAACGCTTGGCGCCGGAATATTGTCTCGAGTAATCGCAAAGGAAAAAAAGGCCGTGCCATCACACGCTACTAAACCGATAGTGATCTCAACTTGGGAGCATGGGGTAGCGGCCAATCAGGCGGCCTGGCAAGTGTTACAACATGGCGGTAAAGCGATAGATGCGGTAGAGCAAGGTGTGCGCGTACCGGAAGCTGATCCGAATGTTCGTACGGTTGGCTTGGGCGGATATCCTGACCGGGAAGGTAACGTTACCTTAGATGCCTGTATTATGGATGAACAGCAAAACGCCGGTTCAGTCGCCTGCCTGCAACATATCAAACATCCTATTTCTGTTGCTCGTTTGGTGATGGAGAAAACCCCACATGTGATGTTAGTGGGAGAGGGCGCGTTGCAATTTGCCAAAGCGCAAGGCTTTAAGGAAGAAAACTTGCTTACTCAGCAGGCGGAAGCTGACTGGCGAGAATGGCTCAAACAATCAAAATATCAGCCGGTGATCAATATTGAAAATCACGATACCATCGGCATGTTGGCATTAGATAATAATGGCGATTTATCAGGTGCCTGCACGACCAGCGGTGCTGCCTATAAAATGGCAGGGCGAGTGGGGGATTCACCGATTATTGGCGCTGGGCTGTATGTTGATAATGAAGTGGGGGCGGCAACAGCTACTGGCATGGGCGAGTTAATGATCAAAACCGTTGGTTGTCATTTAGTGGTTGAGATGATGCGTCAAGGCATGAGTCCTACTGAGGCTTGTATGGCGGCGGTTGAACGTATCGCCGATAAACTTGGTGACTACCAAAAGTTTCAGGTTGGCTTTTTGGCATTAAGTAAATCAGGTGAGTATGGCTCTTATTGTATTCAACCGGGCTTTAATTATGCTGTAACGGCTAAATCTGGCACTGAACTTATTGATGCTAAAAGTATTTTATCTTGA
- a CDS encoding BadF/BadG/BcrA/BcrD ATPase family protein, whose translation MNTTHSDILYVGIDGGGTNCRVRIVGPSGELLGQGLGGTANPSHGLSTVIQSMTNAINMALCQAGLSEQHLKRLVVGAGLAGLHLPRYRTMMEQWQHPFHAIYYTDDLHAATLGAHDGKDGAVVIVGTGFSALSMVNGQKTAIGGYGFLQADHCSGSWLGYQAVQAALLAHDHLAPQTLLSELLFEQLEARGYLLADKLADAKAREYGTLAPLVFRAAEQGDTVARHIIADSSEFLTRIIKQLAQTNPPRISLIGGVAQQLVHYLDSDIVTQLSAPIHSAEYGAICFAKQQHQLISTSLS comes from the coding sequence ATGAATACAACACACAGTGATATTTTATATGTAGGTATTGACGGTGGAGGCACTAATTGCCGGGTTCGCATTGTCGGTCCATCCGGGGAATTATTAGGTCAGGGGTTAGGCGGCACCGCCAATCCGTCTCATGGCCTGTCGACGGTGATCCAGTCAATGACTAATGCAATCAATATGGCGTTATGTCAGGCGGGTTTATCAGAACAGCATCTTAAGCGACTTGTGGTTGGTGCAGGGCTCGCTGGGCTGCATTTACCTCGTTATCGGACAATGATGGAGCAGTGGCAGCATCCGTTTCATGCGATTTATTATACCGATGATCTCCATGCTGCCACTCTTGGCGCTCATGATGGTAAAGATGGTGCGGTGGTGATTGTCGGTACCGGTTTTAGTGCCTTGTCTATGGTGAACGGGCAAAAAACAGCAATTGGTGGTTATGGCTTTTTGCAAGCGGATCATTGTAGTGGTTCCTGGCTCGGTTATCAGGCGGTTCAGGCAGCATTACTGGCTCATGATCATTTAGCACCACAAACCTTGCTCAGTGAATTGTTATTTGAGCAGCTTGAAGCTCGAGGTTATCTGTTAGCAGACAAACTGGCCGATGCGAAAGCAAGAGAATATGGCACTTTAGCGCCGTTAGTCTTTCGAGCGGCAGAGCAGGGAGATACTGTTGCTCGTCACATTATTGCTGATAGCAGCGAATTTTTAACCCGGATTATCAAACAGCTGGCACAAACCAACCCGCCGCGTATTTCGCTCATTGGCGGCGTTGCACAGCAGTTAGTGCATTATTTAGATAGCGACATAGTGACGCAATTATCAGCACCAATTCACAGTGCAGAATACGGCGCTATTTGTTTTGCCAAACAGCAACATCAGTTAATTAGCACATCATTATCATAA
- a CDS encoding GH92 family glycosyl hydrolase, whose product MMKKSMACLGAVFVLLFACNKEQVATENTSQLQTENVAKQDVLSYVDPFIGTGGHGHTFPGATVPFGMVQLSPDNLTKERWDWTSGYHYSDSTLLGFSHTHLSGTGVGDLLDILVMPFVSSYPQNTDNEMKHLYATYQKEDEQASAGYYSVYLSEPDIKAELTASARVGVHRYTFGNKGTPQLLVDLGYAQNYDKAVDTYFKVESDTKLVGYRKSSGWAKFQPVYFTMEFSQPFNYQLYQDKTTVSGDTVQAEKTEAVLSFPQSAGNSITVKVGISYASIDGAGKNIALEAPEFDFEKTKLAAENLWRNQLNKIEVKDSDKLSKTKFYTALYHAFIAPHLFSDANGEYYGADGKTHKADGYNRYTLFSLWDTFRALHPLLTITNPELVDDLVKSMVAFYDEAGVLPTWDLMSNETDVMIGYHAVPVLVDAYLKGLTTVSGEKLLEASKTSAMQNRFGIDLFRKYGYIPSELEVEAVSKTLEYAYDDWAIAQLAKSLDKEKDYQYFSKRAQAYNQLFDANVGFMRGKDQHGRWVKNFSPTHVDHRTTDYTEANAWQYTWFVPHDVIGLKALFGGEQAFINKLDQLFTVSSEMEGDVSPDISGLIGQYAHGNEPCHHIPYLYAFTQQKWKGEARIKEIRERMYRAEPDGLAGNDDVGQMSSWYVLSALGFYPVNPADGRFVFGTPLFEQVTIKLADNKEFVIGEQGNTGDNFVDAIKLNGQSLKRHYLTYDEVMAGGSLSFLFQQ is encoded by the coding sequence ATGATGAAAAAATCGATGGCATGTTTAGGCGCAGTATTCGTATTGTTATTCGCCTGTAATAAAGAGCAAGTAGCTACAGAAAACACATCGCAACTACAAACCGAAAATGTGGCGAAGCAAGATGTACTTTCCTATGTTGATCCGTTTATTGGCACTGGTGGCCACGGTCATACTTTTCCTGGCGCTACTGTCCCCTTTGGTATGGTGCAGTTAAGCCCGGATAACTTAACGAAAGAACGATGGGACTGGACCTCAGGTTATCATTATTCCGACAGTACTTTATTGGGATTTAGTCATACCCATTTATCTGGCACTGGCGTTGGTGATTTACTGGATATTCTGGTGATGCCGTTTGTCTCAAGCTATCCGCAAAATACAGACAACGAAATGAAGCACCTTTACGCTACTTATCAAAAAGAAGATGAGCAAGCGTCAGCGGGTTATTATTCGGTGTATCTTAGTGAACCTGATATTAAAGCTGAACTTACCGCCAGTGCGCGCGTTGGCGTGCATCGATACACCTTTGGCAACAAAGGAACGCCGCAATTGTTAGTGGACTTGGGCTATGCACAAAACTATGACAAAGCGGTGGACACTTATTTTAAGGTAGAAAGTGATACTAAACTTGTTGGCTATCGTAAATCGTCCGGCTGGGCCAAGTTCCAACCGGTATATTTCACTATGGAATTCAGTCAACCGTTTAACTATCAGTTATATCAAGATAAAACTACGGTTAGTGGAGACACAGTGCAGGCTGAGAAAACGGAAGCAGTATTGAGTTTTCCGCAATCAGCAGGGAACAGTATCACGGTAAAAGTCGGCATTTCTTATGCGAGTATCGACGGTGCCGGCAAAAATATAGCGTTGGAAGCGCCGGAATTTGATTTTGAAAAAACAAAGTTGGCGGCTGAAAATTTATGGCGTAATCAACTCAATAAAATTGAGGTTAAAGATAGCGATAAGCTTTCAAAAACTAAGTTCTATACTGCGCTTTATCATGCCTTTATTGCGCCCCATCTCTTTAGTGACGCCAACGGTGAATATTATGGCGCTGATGGTAAAACTCATAAAGCAGATGGCTATAATCGATATACCCTGTTTTCATTGTGGGATACCTTTCGTGCTTTGCATCCGCTATTAACTATTACTAACCCAGAACTCGTCGATGATTTAGTCAAATCCATGGTCGCATTTTACGATGAAGCCGGCGTGTTGCCGACCTGGGATCTGATGTCGAACGAAACCGATGTCATGATCGGCTACCATGCGGTGCCAGTGCTGGTTGACGCCTACTTAAAAGGATTGACAACTGTCAGTGGCGAAAAACTGTTAGAAGCGAGTAAAACCTCGGCAATGCAAAATCGTTTTGGTATCGATTTGTTCCGTAAATACGGCTATATCCCGTCAGAGCTCGAAGTTGAAGCGGTGTCAAAAACGCTGGAGTATGCCTATGACGATTGGGCGATTGCGCAATTAGCTAAGTCTCTGGATAAAGAGAAAGATTATCAGTATTTTAGCAAGCGAGCACAGGCTTATAACCAGTTGTTTGATGCCAATGTTGGATTTATGCGCGGTAAAGATCAACATGGGCGATGGGTGAAAAACTTTAGCCCGACGCATGTTGATCATCGCACCACCGATTATACCGAAGCAAATGCTTGGCAATATACTTGGTTTGTCCCGCATGACGTTATCGGTTTAAAGGCTTTGTTTGGTGGTGAGCAGGCGTTTATCAATAAACTTGATCAACTATTTACCGTCAGTTCTGAGATGGAAGGCGATGTTTCTCCCGATATTTCTGGGCTTATCGGTCAATATGCTCATGGCAATGAACCTTGTCATCATATTCCGTATTTATATGCATTTACTCAGCAAAAATGGAAAGGTGAAGCGCGGATCAAAGAGATCAGGGAACGTATGTATCGCGCTGAACCCGATGGTTTAGCTGGTAATGATGATGTTGGACAAATGTCGTCATGGTATGTGTTAAGTGCACTGGGCTTTTATCCGGTTAACCCAGCTGATGGACGTTTTGTTTTTGGCACACCATTATTTGAGCAGGTTACGATCAAGCTGGCGGACAATAAAGAATTTGTTATTGGTGAGCAAGGTAACACAGGCGATAATTTTGTCGATGCGATTAAGCTTAACGGGCAAAGCTTAAAACGTCATTATCTGACATATGATGAAGTTATGGCAGGTGGTTCATTAAGCTTTTTATTTCAGCAGTGA
- a CDS encoding sodium:solute symporter family protein, with product MSLHPIDLLIIALYLLITVGIGFYISKKAASNLDAYFLGGNKIPWWALGVSNASGMFDIAGTMWLVSMCFVYGLKSAWLPWIWPIFNQVFLMVYLSAWLRRSNVMTGAEWLKTRFGTGRGAELCHLAVVIFAVVSAIGFISYAFKGIGKFAVIFFPWQLSPDTYALIIFAVTTLYVVKGGMYSVVFTEILQFIIMTIAAIAVGVIAMDMVSAEALAEATPEGWKDLFFGWQLDLNWSGVIDSVNQKIQDDGFSLFGFFFMMMLFKGVLSSLAGPVPNYDMQRILAAKSAKDAAKMSGIVSLVMFFPRYMMVAGLTVLALVYIGPELQSSNKIFDFEQILPYAISHFIPVGLSGLLIAGLLAAFMSTYAASVNAAPAYLVNDVYKRYFKPDGSEREYVLMSYLVSTLLVVVGVGVGFLITSINDIMQWIFGALFGGYAAANLLKWHWWRFNAYGYFWGMISGLAASLALPLLFPQLQPLYAFPFLLLAGLMGSIVGTFMTPPEDDEVLMAFYQNVRPWGFWQPIHDKVVAKNPDFKGNRHFYRDLFNIVVGMTWQISLVVLPIYLVIKEHFSMAIALVVMLVTSFILKKNWYDKLED from the coding sequence ATGTCGTTACATCCCATTGATCTGCTTATTATTGCGCTGTATTTACTGATCACGGTCGGGATTGGTTTTTATATCTCAAAAAAAGCAGCCTCTAACTTAGATGCCTACTTTTTAGGAGGCAACAAAATCCCTTGGTGGGCGTTAGGCGTGTCGAATGCTTCGGGGATGTTTGATATCGCAGGTACCATGTGGCTGGTGTCTATGTGCTTTGTTTATGGCTTAAAAAGTGCGTGGTTGCCTTGGATTTGGCCGATTTTCAATCAAGTGTTTTTGATGGTCTATTTATCTGCCTGGTTACGTCGTTCTAATGTTATGACAGGCGCTGAATGGTTAAAAACGCGATTTGGCACCGGCCGGGGCGCTGAGCTTTGTCATCTTGCGGTGGTGATTTTTGCAGTTGTTAGTGCTATTGGCTTTATCTCATATGCATTTAAAGGCATAGGAAAATTTGCGGTGATCTTTTTCCCCTGGCAGTTATCACCTGACACTTACGCATTAATTATTTTTGCTGTCACGACTTTATATGTGGTCAAAGGTGGCATGTATAGCGTGGTTTTTACCGAAATATTGCAGTTTATTATTATGACCATAGCAGCAATAGCCGTTGGTGTAATTGCGATGGATATGGTGAGTGCAGAGGCGTTAGCCGAGGCGACTCCTGAGGGATGGAAAGACTTGTTTTTTGGCTGGCAGCTTGATTTAAACTGGAGTGGAGTAATAGATTCGGTTAATCAGAAAATTCAGGATGATGGCTTTAGCCTGTTTGGTTTCTTTTTTATGATGATGCTGTTTAAAGGCGTTTTATCGAGCTTGGCGGGGCCTGTACCTAATTACGATATGCAGCGTATTTTAGCGGCAAAATCAGCAAAAGACGCGGCAAAAATGAGTGGAATTGTCTCGTTAGTGATGTTTTTTCCTCGTTATATGATGGTGGCGGGCTTAACTGTACTGGCGCTGGTTTATATCGGGCCTGAGCTCCAATCTAGCAATAAGATCTTTGATTTTGAACAAATTTTGCCTTATGCCATTAGTCATTTTATCCCGGTTGGCTTAAGCGGCTTACTAATTGCCGGTTTACTGGCGGCCTTTATGTCAACTTATGCTGCATCGGTTAACGCGGCTCCTGCGTATTTGGTTAACGATGTCTATAAACGCTACTTCAAGCCTGATGGCAGCGAGCGCGAATATGTACTGATGAGTTATCTGGTATCGACTTTGTTAGTGGTTGTTGGTGTTGGTGTCGGTTTTTTAATCACTAGCATTAACGACATTATGCAATGGATTTTTGGGGCGCTGTTCGGTGGCTATGCTGCGGCGAATTTACTGAAATGGCATTGGTGGCGTTTTAATGCTTATGGTTATTTTTGGGGCATGATCTCAGGGCTTGCTGCGTCATTAGCACTACCTTTATTGTTTCCGCAGCTACAACCTTTATATGCATTTCCGTTTTTATTGCTCGCTGGATTGATGGGTTCGATTGTTGGTACCTTTATGACACCGCCGGAAGATGATGAAGTGCTCATGGCATTTTATCAAAATGTCCGGCCTTGGGGCTTTTGGCAGCCTATTCATGACAAGGTAGTGGCGAAAAATCCTGACTTTAAAGGTAACCGTCATTTTTATCGTGATCTGTTTAACATTGTGGTTGGCATGACCTGGCAAATATCTTTGGTGGTATTGCCTATTTACCTAGTGATCAAAGAGCATTTTTCTATGGCAATAGCCTTGGTGGTGATGTTAGTGACTTCTTTTATTTTAAAGAAAAATTGGTACGACAAATTAGAGGATTAA
- a CDS encoding beta-mannosidase, with the protein MPNNEVSKMSNTLCLNGSWQFRQAGDENWLPANVPGCNFTDLLKNGVISDPFYRDQEAQLQWIEHQDWHYRKQFNVTQALLALDEVELVIDGLDTYCQVYLNNHLIHRNDNMFVGYRIGCKQWLEPGENELRLEFRSPINEVMPTFNRNGFTYPAENDKSQERLSVFTRKAPYHYGWDWGPRFVTSGIWRKIKLQGIEKARIENVNVKQIQVSEEVAKLSFDISLQNYQAFSGQLTVSCLNIDGITAQISLVSAEQQTFQLSLNIEHPKLWWPNGLGEPFLYQFEVELADNGQVIDSQLLDIGVRTIEVVNQPDQHGESFYLKVNGVPTFMKGANYIPSDSFLPRVNEQKYQQIFTDAVAANMNMLRVWGGGIYENDEFYRLADQHGILIWQDFMFACSLYPGDSDFIENVKQEVTYNMKRLRNHACLALWCGNNETEMGIEFWQWPETFNYSDELYQRLKQDYDLLFKSVLPELVADLDEQRFYFSSSPIGFWENKADDNRGDNHYWGVWHGEEPFSEFKNRVPRFMSEFGFQSFPLLASVKNYSSEQDWQLDSKVMKTHQKHPRGNSLIKQYMQQEYREPKDFEYFLYLSQVQQGLGMKVAFEAHRSAMPFCMGSLYWQFNDCWPVASWSGIDYYGRWKALHYQAKRSFAPITVFIDQQDGQLLTNIVSDALTATKCQLTERVLTLDGEVLYSRSEQVVVPQLAVSQVNSQSVAALVAGQDITNLVFVAELSLVDTFNQPISEAFHYFACTKDLALKLPEFHCHCRYHQGELQLTVRANSLARQVYVSLEGYSGNWSDNFFDLLPGREKQVSLAVGELSEAEVSLLPEKIKLMSIAQSYQ; encoded by the coding sequence ATGCCAAATAATGAAGTTTCAAAAATGTCGAATACGTTATGCCTCAATGGATCGTGGCAGTTTCGACAAGCTGGTGATGAAAATTGGTTACCTGCAAATGTGCCAGGGTGTAATTTTACCGATTTACTGAAAAACGGTGTTATTAGCGATCCTTTTTATCGCGATCAGGAAGCGCAGTTACAATGGATTGAACATCAGGACTGGCATTACCGTAAGCAGTTTAATGTTACACAGGCCTTACTGGCTTTAGATGAAGTTGAGTTGGTGATCGATGGCCTTGATACTTATTGTCAGGTTTATCTTAATAATCACTTGATTCATCGTAATGATAATATGTTTGTCGGTTATCGAATCGGGTGTAAGCAATGGTTAGAGCCTGGTGAAAATGAACTAAGGCTAGAATTTCGCTCACCCATTAATGAAGTGATGCCGACGTTTAACCGTAATGGTTTTACCTATCCGGCAGAGAACGATAAATCACAGGAACGGCTAAGCGTTTTCACCCGTAAAGCACCGTATCATTATGGCTGGGACTGGGGCCCGCGCTTTGTGACTTCTGGCATCTGGCGCAAGATAAAATTACAGGGCATAGAGAAAGCACGGATAGAAAACGTTAATGTTAAGCAAATACAAGTATCTGAAGAAGTTGCTAAGCTGAGCTTTGATATTAGTTTACAAAATTATCAGGCATTTAGCGGGCAGCTTACCGTCAGTTGTTTGAATATTGATGGTATCACTGCGCAAATTTCACTAGTTAGTGCAGAGCAACAAACCTTTCAACTGTCGCTTAACATAGAGCATCCTAAGCTGTGGTGGCCAAATGGCCTCGGCGAGCCATTTTTATATCAGTTTGAAGTTGAGCTTGCTGATAATGGACAGGTTATTGATAGCCAGTTATTGGATATCGGTGTTAGAACCATAGAAGTGGTGAATCAACCAGATCAACATGGTGAGTCGTTTTATCTTAAGGTTAACGGCGTACCCACCTTTATGAAAGGGGCGAACTATATTCCGTCTGATAGTTTTTTGCCGCGAGTTAATGAGCAAAAATATCAGCAAATTTTCACAGACGCCGTTGCAGCAAATATGAATATGCTCCGAGTTTGGGGCGGCGGCATCTATGAAAATGATGAATTTTATCGCTTAGCGGATCAGCACGGCATTTTGATCTGGCAGGACTTTATGTTTGCCTGCAGTTTATATCCGGGCGACAGTGACTTCATCGAAAATGTTAAACAGGAAGTCACTTACAATATGAAACGCTTACGAAATCATGCTTGCTTAGCGCTATGGTGCGGTAATAATGAAACGGAAATGGGCATCGAATTTTGGCAATGGCCAGAAACCTTTAATTACTCTGATGAACTATATCAACGCTTAAAACAAGACTATGACTTGTTGTTTAAATCTGTTTTGCCTGAGTTGGTGGCTGATCTGGATGAGCAACGTTTTTATTTTTCATCATCACCGATAGGTTTTTGGGAAAACAAAGCCGATGACAACCGGGGAGATAATCATTACTGGGGCGTCTGGCATGGCGAAGAACCTTTTAGCGAGTTTAAAAACCGTGTGCCTCGTTTTATGAGTGAATTTGGTTTTCAGTCGTTTCCCTTGCTCGCCTCGGTCAAAAATTACAGCAGTGAACAAGACTGGCAGTTAGACTCCAAGGTGATGAAAACCCATCAAAAGCATCCTCGTGGTAACAGCTTAATCAAGCAATATATGCAACAAGAGTATCGTGAGCCAAAAGACTTTGAATATTTTCTATATTTAAGCCAGGTGCAACAGGGATTGGGAATGAAAGTTGCGTTTGAGGCACACCGCTCTGCTATGCCATTTTGTATGGGAAGTCTGTACTGGCAATTTAATGATTGCTGGCCGGTGGCTTCCTGGTCAGGCATTGATTATTACGGCCGCTGGAAAGCCTTGCATTATCAAGCGAAACGTAGCTTTGCGCCAATCACGGTATTTATTGATCAGCAAGACGGGCAGTTATTGACGAATATTGTGTCCGACGCGTTAACGGCAACAAAATGTCAGTTGACGGAGCGAGTATTAACCTTGGACGGAGAGGTTTTATATTCCCGCAGTGAGCAGGTAGTTGTGCCTCAATTAGCGGTTAGCCAAGTGAACTCACAGTCTGTTGCGGCTTTAGTCGCCGGTCAGGATATAACTAACCTTGTCTTTGTTGCTGAGCTTAGTTTGGTTGATACATTTAACCAACCGATAAGTGAAGCATTTCACTATTTTGCTTGTACCAAAGACTTGGCGTTGAAATTGCCGGAATTTCACTGTCACTGTCGTTATCATCAGGGAGAGTTACAGCTAACTGTTCGTGCGAATAGCTTAGCGCGTCAGGTTTATGTTTCGCTTGAGGGCTATAGCGGAAATTGGTCGGATAACTTCTTTGATTTATTACCAGGGCGTGAAAAGCAAGTTAGTCTCGCTGTTGGTGAGTTAAGTGAAGCAGAAGTTTCTTTATTGCCAGAAAAGATTAAGCTAATGTCGATTGCACAGAGCTATCAATAA
- a CDS encoding copper homeostasis protein CutC has protein sequence MNIVEICLASDNQERLFHNVTNVIRGGGQRIELCSEMAQQGLTPSIDAIMTARKAMGQCTGLMVMIRPRAGDFCYNAQEISLMTKQINQAAQAGADGVVFGVLSENGRELNISAIKHLVEVAKSLTLQVGIHRAFDALAEQKTALLQLITLGVDRVLTSGTAWGSQLGALAGMSRLQSLVNLAQQHMEIVIAGGVAPENAGDILAHLASDKAKLSLHAYSSVLINERVESLRVRALVNADVSQNS, from the coding sequence ATGAATATTGTTGAGATTTGCTTAGCCAGTGATAACCAGGAGCGGCTGTTTCACAATGTTACTAATGTTATCCGTGGTGGCGGACAACGGATTGAACTTTGTAGTGAGATGGCGCAACAAGGCTTAACACCGAGTATTGACGCGATAATGACAGCGCGAAAAGCCATGGGACAATGCACAGGTCTGATGGTGATGATCCGGCCGCGGGCAGGTGATTTTTGCTATAACGCGCAGGAAATCAGCTTAATGACAAAACAGATTAACCAAGCGGCTCAGGCTGGTGCCGACGGGGTGGTTTTTGGTGTGCTAAGTGAAAATGGCCGCGAACTCAATATCAGCGCGATAAAACATTTAGTGGAAGTAGCGAAAAGCTTAACGTTGCAAGTAGGGATCCACCGCGCGTTTGATGCGCTAGCGGAGCAAAAAACTGCATTGTTGCAATTGATTACCCTTGGTGTTGATCGCGTGTTAACCAGTGGTACGGCTTGGGGCAGTCAATTGGGGGCATTAGCTGGTATGAGTCGGTTGCAGTCTCTGGTGAACTTAGCACAGCAGCATATGGAAATAGTCATTGCCGGCGGGGTAGCGCCAGAAAACGCCGGTGATATTTTAGCGCACTTAGCAAGTGATAAGGCAAAGCTGTCATTGCATGCCTATTCGAGTGTATTAATCAATGAACGTGTTGAATCATTAAGAGTCCGTGCGTTAGTCAACGCGGACGTTAGTCAAAACAGTTAG
- a CDS encoding endo-beta-N-acetylglucosaminidase, whose product MKLPQIYCIILVWLVLSKVGRAEINQNRPPFSLTMAQVETWTPESKWADSNNVSHVSLQPRFVAQLSLSESKLDSKVKVLIAPDGMNNLANYIGEQQKFNLYNFTHWSHIDVLNWFAGTANETVSLPARPWVETAHRNGVKVIGTVYLSVAQYGGDVATVERLLQQDAEGNFIIADKLVAIAQYYGFDGWLINPETDLTRVKNAKGEVLTEQFEYQNAAMLGKKMQHFMEYLTQKAPNGMEIHWYDSMLLNGSVRWQNELNAKNSPFFQEKHRRMSDAMFINYWWDQQMVNDSHQQAKALNRSPYQLYFGADLSPARNAQRIFERSDWLTALFPENGEKGLSSIALFASAVNYNFSGNSNTPALSNFKTNKQDYRRFYRAETQLFAGLDGNLAQQDLDDQWPGIGQYVPAKSPLTSLPFATSFNTGHGLFKASAGVKTQGEWHDVSQQDILPTWQFAIDGSDAVSVFYDFTQAFSGGNSLALRANSNVEYASIPLYQTAFTLRHEHQLSVSFKHNVATPALWLWLEISEHGKIKFPLSSEDNNWHTTNIDLSAYQGKVIEKVGLLIHGHNSGEFSANLGEMAID is encoded by the coding sequence ATGAAGTTACCACAGATTTACTGCATTATTTTGGTTTGGTTAGTGCTCTCAAAAGTGGGCCGGGCCGAGATTAATCAGAATCGTCCGCCATTTTCGTTAACCATGGCGCAGGTTGAGACTTGGACGCCAGAGTCTAAATGGGCAGATAGCAACAATGTTTCCCATGTGAGTTTGCAACCGCGCTTTGTTGCTCAGCTAAGCCTTAGTGAATCTAAGCTTGATAGCAAGGTGAAAGTGCTGATCGCACCTGATGGCATGAATAACTTGGCAAATTATATCGGCGAACAGCAAAAGTTTAATCTTTATAACTTCACCCATTGGTCTCACATCGATGTGTTGAACTGGTTTGCTGGTACGGCTAATGAAACCGTAAGTTTGCCGGCAAGGCCTTGGGTGGAAACGGCTCATCGTAATGGCGTTAAAGTTATCGGCACGGTTTATTTATCAGTCGCACAATATGGCGGTGACGTGGCGACGGTTGAGCGGTTATTACAACAAGATGCCGAGGGCAATTTCATTATCGCGGATAAACTGGTCGCTATCGCACAATATTATGGTTTTGATGGCTGGTTAATTAACCCTGAAACTGATTTAACTCGGGTAAAAAATGCTAAAGGTGAGGTATTAACGGAGCAGTTTGAATATCAAAATGCTGCAATGCTTGGAAAAAAAATGCAGCATTTTATGGAATATTTAACCCAAAAAGCACCAAACGGCATGGAAATTCACTGGTATGATTCAATGTTACTCAATGGCTCAGTGCGCTGGCAAAATGAACTGAATGCTAAAAACAGCCCATTCTTTCAGGAAAAACATCGCCGTATGAGTGATGCGATGTTTATTAATTACTGGTGGGATCAGCAGATGGTGAATGATTCTCACCAGCAGGCAAAAGCGCTTAATCGCTCCCCTTATCAGTTATACTTCGGCGCTGATTTATCGCCGGCTCGCAATGCTCAACGGATATTTGAACGTAGTGACTGGCTAACCGCCTTATTTCCTGAAAATGGAGAAAAAGGGCTAAGCTCCATCGCGTTATTTGCCAGTGCAGTTAACTATAATTTTTCGGGTAACTCAAATACTCCAGCATTGAGTAACTTTAAAACCAATAAGCAGGATTATCGCCGTTTTTATCGTGCAGAAACTCAATTGTTTGCTGGCTTAGATGGTAATTTGGCGCAGCAAGATCTCGATGACCAATGGCCGGGAATTGGTCAGTATGTGCCAGCGAAATCGCCATTAACGAGTTTGCCATTTGCCACCAGTTTTAATACCGGACATGGCTTATTTAAGGCCTCAGCTGGCGTGAAAACCCAAGGAGAGTGGCATGATGTCAGTCAGCAAGATATCTTGCCCACCTGGCAATTTGCCATTGATGGCAGTGATGCGGTATCAGTGTTTTATGATTTTACTCAGGCATTTTCTGGCGGTAATTCACTCGCATTGCGTGCTAACTCTAATGTTGAATATGCCTCAATTCCTTTGTATCAAACTGCTTTTACCCTTAGACATGAACATCAGTTATCCGTAAGTTTCAAACATAATGTTGCTACCCCGGCACTTTGGCTGTGGTTGGAAATATCAGAACACGGCAAGATCAAATTTCCGCTAAGCAGCGAAGATAATAACTGGCATACCACTAACATTGATTTGTCTGCTTATCAGGGCAAGGTCATTGAAAAAGTTGGGTTGCTTATTCACGGTCATAACAGTGGTGAGTTTTCAGCTAATCTTGGCGAGATGGCAATTGACTAA